The genomic stretch TTGAGGGTATTGCAACATATACCTTCCTTAACTTAGCGTTACAGATGGAGTCATTAATAAAAAAATAATGCGTTTTCATAACCGTTTTATCGTTTCCACTTCTCGACTTCTTGGATGACTCGCTCAACATCTTCAGACGTTATGTAACCTGTATGTTTGTAACGAATAGTGCCTTCGGTATCGACCAGATAGCTTTCTGGGGCGCCATACACACCTAGCTCAAAACCTAGGTTACCCTCTGGATCAAAGATGTTGACTTCAAAAGGGTTCCCGAACTCGTCAAGAAACTCGAGCCCCTTTGCCTGGGTATCCTTGTAGTTGATCCCAACCAAGCGGACGCCTCGCGCGGCTAAATCCAATAACTGCGGCATTTCATGTTTGCAAGTCGGACACCACTCTCCCCACACATTGACTAATGTCACCTTTCCTTTAAAAAGAGATTCATCAACGAGCCTTGAGGGGTCTTCCAGCGTTGTCAGGCTGAATGGCGGAAACGGCTGAGCTAACAAGGGTGAATCTCTGGCGCTAGGATCCATTGATAAGCCCTGATAAAAGAAAAAGCTCAAACCAAAAAAGCCCAATAGGGGTAAAAATAGCAATGTCCGAAATTTCACGTGTACGTCTCACAGGTAGTAGCGGGTAAGTGCCTGCTGAGCATTGTTAATGCTTACGAAAGTTGATTTAGAGCACTCGGTTGCTATCGGTCATGGCTGTCGAGCCCATAAGCGTTTCGCCAGCAGAGGCAGCAATGTAATGCCACTGATGAGAATCAGCGCGATTGTGAGGCCACGGGAGTCGGCCGTAATCAGCACTTCGCCGAACATGACGATTAGATACGCCGTGGGGATCACGCCGGCCAGTGTGGCGATCAAAAAGCGCCAGAAAGACAGGGGGGTGATACCTGCCGCATAGCTGACGGCATCAAACGAAAGGAAGGGCACCAATCGGGATGCAAAAACGATGAGCATCAAGCCTGTCTGAGAGCGCTCCTTTCCCAGCCAGTTGAGGATGGGCCGCGTACGCGGCCAGCGTTGCATCACTTCATAGCCGAGCAAACGAGCAATGCAGAAAGCGAGCAGAGCACCGGCTTCGGCACCGATAACGACATAGATCGTCCCCCAAACTGGGCCGTAAAGCGCACCAGCCACCATCGCAATTGGGCCACTGGGAATCGGGCTCATGACAATGGCCGCCATCATCATAAAGATGATGGCCAACGGCCCCCAGACGCCCAGCCTATCAAGCCACTCACGCAAGGCCTGCTTGTCGGTCAAGACCGACAAGGCGCCGGTCTCCATCAGAATCCAATAAAGGGCCGCCAAGCCCATCAATAGAGTGAGCCCCAAAAAGAGCGTTTGCTTTACGCTAAGCTTGGTTGCCATGTGCATCTCAGTGGTCGTGATTGGGGAGACTCGCATCTCAGCCCTGTACCGTTATGGTGTATCATTCAACGCCCAATATTTCGCGAAACTGGTCGGTCGACACTGCGCCATTGATACGCTGAACTTTCCCGGCTTCATCACGGTAGTAGCTGGTCGGCGTTCCCGTAGCACCGGCCTCACGCATGATCTGGGCGTGATTTCTAAGAAGCGCTTGACTCTCCTCCGACGGCTCCACCGGCCTTATGCCGCCATTGCGAAATTCCAGTTCATGAGTTTCGAGAGCACTGGCCGGATTGTCGGATTCAAGGATTGCAGCAGCTTTGCGAAGACTGTCCTCTGATAGCACGCCGACCAGCACGTGACGAAGCTGTAACACGCCTTGCTCAATGAGCGGGCGCGAATTTTTCCAGAGTGCATTGCAGTAGGGGCAGTTGGGGTCTGTTAGTGTGTACACAATATGCGAAGCATCATCATTCCCCTCCGAGATAAAACGAGTGTTTTCAAACGCACTCCAGGTAGCTTCCAGCATGGGGTCCAGCACCAGAGCCTGAAGCTGGCTTTCCATAACGGCATTGCCCTGCGGGTCGATTAACGTACCAATGACGGCGTAGTCGGAAGAGGAGGAGATATAAGCTGCCATAGGCTCATTATCATAAGACAAGGCATAGCCTTGGAGACCGTCAGGCGCTTCGAAGCTGCCATGGAAGGTGAACCCTTGATCCACCAATGCGGTAATCGATTTGGGCAAGGGAGACTCAGTATTCGTGGCACTGCTGGCCTGACGACTCTCAGTGGCATCAGTACTTGCTTCCTGCGCCAACGCAGGCAACGTTATAAGACCTAACAGACCTGCAGCAGCTAGGCAATAAGTGATAGGTAGGATATATCTCATGGATGCTCTCTTTATTAGTTTCTGATCTACCCAAGGGGACGATTGTATTCGGTTGCCAGCTTCATCACTTCTTATTAAAAAACAGGTATTTGATGAGCGCAGCAACACCAAGCCCCAGCGCAATAATCAACAAGATCGCTATTAGGCCCATCCCTGCCATACCCCACATGCAGCTTTCACTTCCCATCATTTTGAATTCCTCGTTAACACGACATTGTTTGGTTTAGGCGCGATGAACAGCATCGTTTGGACGTGGTGTGGCATTGCCGGTATCCGATGTGAAACGGCGTAGCCGCAACGAGTTAGTCAGCACAAAAACACTGGAAATGCTCATGGCCGCCGCCGCCAGCATGGGGCTGAGCAATACGCCGATGAACGGATAGAGCACGCCCGCCGCTACGGGGATTAGTGCTACGTTGTAGCCATAGGCCCAAACGAAATTGCCGATAATAGTCCGGTGGGTACGCTTGGAGAGCGCTGTGGCATTGACGATGCCTCGCAAATCGCCACTCATCAGCACCACATCGCCAGACTCGATGGCGATATCGGTACCAGTGCCGATCGCAATGCCCACGTCGGCCTGCGCTAACGCGGGAGCATCATTGATTCCATCTCCCACAAAAGCGACACGCTTGCCCTCCGCTTGGAGACGCCGGATCTCTGCCGCTTTCTGGTCGGGCAGCACCTCGGCGAGAACCTGCTGGATGCCAACCTGCCGTGCGATAGCATCGGCAGTAGCACGGTTATCGCCGGTGAGCATGGCCACGCCCACCCCTTGCGCTTTGAGTGCTGCGATAGCCTCGGCAGAGCCTTCTTTAAGGGGATCCGCCACCGCGATGACTGCAGCAAGCTGACCGTCTACCGCGGCATAGAGTGGGCTCTTGGCGTTCTCGGCCAACACCTTGGCGCGTGTTTCTGCCTGGCCGAGGTTGATTTCCAGCCGACGCATGTAACGATCAGCTCCTACTTGCACCAAGTGGCCGTCGACCTCGGCTTCAATGCCGTAGCCAGGCTCGGCACTAAAGCGACTGACCGGGGGTAATTCCAGCCCACGGGCCTTGGCGCCCTGTACAATAGCCTCGGCGATGGGGTGCTCGCTTTGAGCTTCCACCGCCGCGACCAGTCGCAGCACTTCGTTTTCATGGCCGTTGATCGCTTCGAAGTCGGTCAGTTCGGGGCGCCCTTGGGTCAAAGTGCCGGTCTTGTCCAGTACCACCGTATTCATCTTGGCCAGCGTCTCAAGCGCCGCCCCTTTACGAAATAGCACTCCCATCTCGGCCCCTTTCCCGGTACTGACCATGATGGCCGTTGGGGTGGCCAGACCCATCGCACAGGGGCAGGCAATTAGCAGCACGCTAACGGTAGTGACGAAGGCAAAGGACAAAGACGGCGCCGGTCCGAAAGCGAACCAGAGTGCAAAGGTAATCGCGGCAATAACGATGACCACAGGAACAAACACACCAGCAACCTTGTCGGCTAATTGCTGAATGGGGGGCTTCTCCGCTTGGGCCGTTTCCACCATCTTGACGATCTGCGACAAGACGGTGTCGGCACCGACTCGCGTGGCCCGAAAGGTAAGTGCACCGTTCTTGTTGATAGTGCCACCGACGACTTCGGAACCCTTCTGTTTGACGACCGGCACTGGCTCACCGCTGATCATCGACTCATCAATGTAGGAGTGACCCTCCTCAACGATGCCATCGACTGGAACACGCTCCCCTGGGCGAACCAAAATACGATCGCCCGTGACGACGGCGTCGATAGGCAGCTCGACGGTTTCATCCTCGCGGATGACACGGGCAGTTTTCGCCTGTAATTGCAGAAGCTTCTTGATCGCCTCGGAAGTGCGACCTTTGGCAATGTGTTCAAAATAGCGACCGAGCAGAATTAGCGTCACAATGACCGCTGCCGCTTCGAAATAGCTCACGGCTGTTCCGACGGGGAAGAGCGCGGGCGCCAGCAAGGCGGCGACTGAATAGAAGTAGGCAGCGCTCGAGCCGATCATGACGAGGCTGTTCATGCCCGGATTAAAATGCCGGAGTTCGGCGAAGCCGGCACGATAGAAGCGTGCACCTGCATAAAACTGCACCGGTGTCGCCAATAACCACTCGACGCCCATCCAGGCGCGATGCGGCATTAGACTTGTTAACAGCGTGTCAAAAGCGGGAATCATTTTCCCCATGGCGATAATGACCACCGGAATCGTGAATATTGCCGCGAGCACGACTCGGCGGCGAAGCTCAGCTCTCTCCCGGTCCTCGCTGTCCGTCGGTGGCGGCGTATCGGTATCCTGTGGTTCATAGCCTGCCTCGCGGATGGCATGCTGAATACGCGGTAGAGAAACGACTCCCGGCAGGAAACGAACGAAGGCTTTCTGGGTGGCGAGGTTAACACTCACCTCCACTATGCCGGGCAGCTTCGTTAGCGTTCGCTCAATCCGAGAGACACAAGATCCGCAACTCATGCCGGTGACGGGTATGTCGAGGCTTTCTACCACCGGTTGATAGCCCGCCGTTTCAATGGCATTGAGTAGGTTAGCGGTTGCGGTACCTGCTTCGACCTGGATAGCCGCCTTCTGTGTGGCGAGGTTTACTTGAGCGTTGATCACTCCTGGCTGCTGGCTGAGTGCACGCTCCACACGCCCAACACAGGAAGCACAGGACATACCACGAATCTCGATGTCGACGTGTTGCGTCATAATGACGATCTCCCTGTTAATTTATCGACGACCCGATAGGCAAACTTGATTCCCATGTTCGCTGTCGAGAAAATGCCCAATCATTCAGTCTGCTCAGCGATAGCTTCAACAATCGGGCAGCCTTCCTGCATAGGCCCTTCGCCTGCACACTCACTCAATGTTTTCGATAATACGGCTTCAATCCGCGTGAGGTGTTTGATCTGCTCGCGCACTTTATGCAGCTTCTCGCCGGCGATGCGTTTAGCTTGTGCCCGGTCGCCATTAGCATCCTGAAGCATTAACAGCTCCCGAATCTCTTGTAGCGTGAAGCCCCACTGCTTGGCATGAACGATAAACTGCAACCGATCCACGGCTTCTAATGGGTAACGCCGATAGTTGGCATCGGTCCTCCTCGGAGGAGGCATAAGTTTCTCTTTTTCGTAGAATCGAATCGCCTGGCTAGCGACTCCACTTCGTTCGGCAAGCTCGCCGATACTTAGTGTTTGCATGACGTTACCTCACGACATTGCTAGTCTGAACGTCCAATAACCTGACTCAGTTGATATGCCTCCTACACCGGCCGAGGCTCCTATTGATTCGGTTGGCGCACGACCCTAAGGTAGGGCGTCTTAGTGTTCCAACCTTCGGGAAAGTGTTGCTTGGCGTCATCATTTGATAGCGATGGCGAGATGATGACATCGTCACCGTTTTGCCAGTTAACGGGCGTGGCCACTTTGTGTTTGTCGGTTAACTGCAGCGAATCAAGAACACGCAGTATCTCGTCGACATTACGTCCAGTGCTGGGCGGATACGTCAAAGTGAGACGAATTTTCTTGTCAGAATCGATGATGAAGACCGTACGCACCGTCAGTTTAGGATCGGCTTTCGGGTGAATCATTCCATACAGCTTCGCCACCACCTGATCTTCGTCAGCCAGCAAGGGGTAGTTCAGAGCTGCGCCCTGAGTCTGTTCAATATCCCTCGCCCAGTCGTGGTGAGAGCTAAGTGGATCCACCGAAACCCCAACCAGCTTGGCTCCCCGCTGGGTGAATTCGAGCTTTCGCTTGGCAAACGCGCCCAGTTCTGTGGTGCATACTGGCGTAAAATCAGCGGGGTGCGAGAACAGCACCGCCCAGCTGTCGTCAAGCCATTGGTGAAAGTTGACCGTACCTTGCGTAGATTCGATCGTGAAGTTTGGTGCTGTCTCGCCCAGTTGTAGCGTCATGGAAATGTCCTCATGTCATTCATTGAGTGGCCACCATAACTTTGAAGTCAACTTTAAGGTCAAGCGTGATGTGTAATATTTGCAGTTCGGTAGGAGACAAATAATTTGCCAATAAAGGTTGACCTTAAAGCAGCTGTAAGCCTTAAAATTATTATGGCGCTAAAATGGACATGATATGAGGTAGCACCATGGGATTGGTATCAATACCCTTGTTGTCTGTCTCCATAACTTAAGTTGCGATAACACATTGGAATCTCTCTCTTCCATCGGCTTGGTCGGTGCCTTTATCGGCGGATTGGTCTCCTTCTTTTCGCCCTGCACGCTGCCCCTGTTACCGGCCTACCTCTCGGTGGTCACAGGTGGTAGTGCCGGTAAAGCCGACAGGCGGTTAGAGGCATTGACCCTCAGTGCCTTCTTCGTCTTCGGCTTCAGCATCGTGTTCATCCTACTCGGGCTCGGCGCCAGTAGTATCGGGCAACTGATGCGAGGGTATCGCCAAGAATTCAACTGGGTTGCCGGCTCAGCGGTGATCGTGCTGGGCCTCTTCATGACCGGCGTGTTCCGGTTGCCGCTTTTCCAGCGTACCCTTCAGTTCACTCCCAGTGTCCAGGGTGGCTCCCCTTTGTCGGCGACTGTATTCGGGGTATCTTTCGCCATCGGTTGGACACCGTGTATCGGTCCTATACTGGGCGCTATTCTGATGGCCACGTCTAACGCTGCTAGTGCCCAGTCTGGAATGATTTATCTCAGTGCCTACTCGGCTGGCCTAGCGCTGCCTTTTCTTGCCAGCACTTTACTGATTAACCGATTCGCTCTGCACCGGAAAAGCCTAGGAAGGTGGAGCGCCTATGCTCGCCCCGTCGCGGGCACGGTTGTGATTCTGATGGGTATCGCCATCGTCTCAGGTAGCATGACGCGGCTTTCCAGTATCATGGTCGACCTTTTTCCTTCCCTGGCGACACTGGGGTAGCCTAGCCATTCGATAAAGTTCTGCGAAGTGTTGACCTACTCAAACAGTTGAAAACTGTGAACATAGTAAGAGCTTCTGAGCCAAGCTCGAGAAGCTGGCTAGGATCCTCCGCTCTACATTTTGCCCAAGTAATCGCGTCTAGAACTGTCATGCAGCGGCCTGGCAAGGGATAGTCCCCAACCGATTTTGCCTCTGGTCTCACCGAAAGCAGCCCAACGAACTCGTCGATAATCTCGGCTTCACGAATTTTGTGTACATCCCCAGACGGAACTCTGATCATTAAGCAGAAGCCTATCAATAGTCTCCTTTTCTGACGGAGAACCGATACTGCCAACCTTCAGTGGCGGGCGAGAATCTTCGCTGCGATGGGCGAAGTGATCATTTGAATCACGGCAAAAAAAGCGGCTGGAATCGCGATTTCTGATGGCAAACCGGAAGCAGCGACAAACGCTGCGGCAATGCTGAATTCCTTTTTACTGACCGTGAAAAGATAGGTAATCACCTCTTTGCGATCGGAGGTGAGTAACCGTGAGGACATACCTACCAGGTATCCAATCAAATTGAGGCACAGGGCCGCCCCCGCAATCACAAACGCATACCAACCATAGCCAATGATCGTGGAGGCATTCGGCCCGACCACGGCGAGTAGGATCAGCAGATACAGAATTGACCCTATCCCTGCATACGCTGAATCATGCCGTGCAAAGAAAGCCGAAAACTTTGTCCGCAAGGTGACCCCAATCACGGTAGGGACAAGCACGATCAGTGTTAATTCAAGAATAATTGATCCAAGCGGTACGTCTAACTGGAGGCCGGTGAGCCATAAAAACAGGAAGGGCACAATAAACGGGCATAACGCGGTATTGACTGCGTTGAAAACAGCGGCAAGCGCCACATTGCCTTTCGCCATTAGTGCCAAAAGAGGAGAGGACACATCCGTCGGCAGAGTGCCGAGCAAAGTTTGGCCAGCAGCCAGCGGGCCGCTTCCAAAAAATAGACGGCCCGTCAGCCACCCGGCAATCGACATCGGCCCATAGACCAGCCCCAATGCCAACAACTGCCGTGACGGCTTACGGAACACGATGCGCACTGCATGCGCATCGAATGTGAGGCTGATGATCAACATCAGTAATGCCAGTAATGGCCCAATCGCGAACTCAAGTATTATTCCGGTGGCCGGAAAGAGTAAGCCTACCCCCGCGACGAACATCACAAACCAGACAAGGTGCGCCTCGACAAAATAAATGAATCTACTCATGGTGGATTGGACGTTACCGGTTGAAGTGGATTGAGCTCCGTATCTAAAACATGATCACTTCGGCCCAGCACGCCATGACTTGCTTGGGAGCAAGGGACGCTCTTCCCAATCCAGCGATGCAAATAGACAATGCTCAAGGGTTGAAGCTTTAGTTGCTAGAGGTTTTATAGTACCAAGAACAGATAATTCGTGAGAGGGTAACAGATGGGACATCATCATGATCATCCCCACATTGATCCTGCCTCTGGCGACCGGCGCGTCAGCATCTCCATTTGGGCCAATGGGCTCTTAACCATCGCTCAAATCGTCGGTGGCATTATGGCGGGAAGCTTATCGCTGATCGCTGATGCATTACATAACTTTTCAGACATGGCAGCGTTAGTCATTGCCTTTGCTGCTCGTAAAATCGCCAGACGGCCCGCCGATGCGCACATGACCTTTGGCTATGGCCGCATCGAGATAGTGGCAGCACTCATCAACTACACCACCCTCATTATTGTCGGCGTCTACCTGATTTACGAAGGCGCTATGCGGATGATCGATCCCCCTGAGATAGAGGGATGGACGATCGTGATTATTGGTGGCGTCGCGCTTGTCGTCGATGCCCTTACCGCCGTGCTCACGTGGTCAATGCAAAAAGAGAGTGTCAATATCCGCGCCCTTTTTCTGCATAACTTATCGGATGCGTTTGCCTCCATCGCTGTGATTATCGGTGGTTCGCTTATTTTACTGTACGACATGCGCTGGGTAGACCCCGCCATCACGATAGGGATTGCGCTATATATTCTTTACCTTGCCTTCTCTGAAATTGGTGGCCCTATCCGTACGCTAATGCTGGGATCTCCACCGGACATTGACGGGCAGGCAGTCATTGAGACCGTCCGAAATATCGAGGGAGTCCAGGATATTCACCATGTGCATCTATGGCAGATGCAGGAAAACATGGCAGCCCTTGACTGCCACGTGGTTCTGACAGAAACCGGCTGGCAGCAGCTTGAATCCGTCAAAGCAGAGATCAAGGAGCAGCTTAAAATGCGCTTCAGTATTGCTCATTCCAGCCTAGAGTTTGAGCATAGTGATCACGCGCATCAAAATGCCAATCTATATGGGCACGAGTGACAGACCGAGGCCGACTCCCGGCTCAGGTAGGTAGCGAGCGACTTACTCCCATAGCGATTGGCTTATTTTTCCACCCTACTTTTCCACCCCATCGTTGAGACAGAGAGAGAAACATGTTCAAAAAAGCGTCTTTTATATTAGCCGGTACGTTAATGCTAACCGCTGCAATCGTCGCCGTATCAAAACCTGCCCTCTTAGATATGCAAGCTCAGGCAGCAAAGGAGAGCGGTGTCCAGGCTGAGGACTCCTTGGTGCGTTCACACTCCCCCATCTTGGGGCGAGAAGACGCGCCGGTAACGATTGTGGAATTCTTCGATCCGGCTTGCGAAGCCTGCCGTGCTTTCTATCCCCTGACAAAAAGTATTCTGGAAACCTACCCAGAAAAAGTGCGGCTCATCGTGCGCTACACTCCTTTCCACGGCGACGTATCTGATAAGGCCATTCGGGTATTAGAAGTCGCTCGTCGTCAGGGCGTCTTTGAACCGGTACTGGAGAGGCTGCTGGCTCGCCAGGATCAATGGGCCTCACATGGCAGTTTTGATGAATCCGCTATCCTCGATATCGCGAGCCAAGGGGGCCTTGATTTAGCGACTGCTGAAGAGCAACTGACTTCTGCTGAGGTGCAGGCGGTGATTGACCAAGACATGGAGGATGTCAGAGCCAATCAGATTCGCCAAACACCCACCTTTTTTGTCAATGGCGAGCCTTTAGATCCCTTTGGTATGCAAGAGCTGATTGATGCCGTTGAGAGTGAAGTAGCGGAGATCTCTGGGGAAGAGGATGGCCAGTGATGCAGCGCTGGTGGTTACTAGGCTTTATGGGCTTTTACCCCTTGCTAGCCGAAGCCAATTGGCAAACGCATCTGTTATTGCCGCCGTCTGAACTTAGCCCTGTCAGGTTACAGGCGGCTAGCGAGCAAGAAGGCACATTACCGCTCGATAGCGTTGATACCCTAACCTTTGGGCGTGATGTCGTCATTGATACCACCCTCTACGAGGCCTTGGCAGCAGAAGGTGTACCAACGCGTTTCGCCACTAAACTGGAAACACTGCTCAGCGAGTTTATCGCAGCACCATTGGAGTTCTCAGGCAAAGAGCGTATTCAATTAGTGTGGGAGGAAGATCGACGCCAGGACGGCACCCGAGTTGGGCCACCACGCCTCAGTTATGCCGCTCTGCCTGACCAGACAGAGCCCTTAGAGGTTATATGGCCGGTCACTCCAAAGGGGGACGTTGCTCTTTTCAAAAGCGACACCCTGCTAGGCACGTTGCGGTTGCCCGTTCTTAGTGCTCGCTTAACGTCTCGCTTTGGAAATCGGCGACATCCTGTGTATGGAGGGATGCGTCCTCATAATGGGATTGACTTGGCTGCGCCGACAGGAACGCCGGTCATTGCCACCGCACCTGGGCGCGTATCCTTTATGGGTCGCCAAGGAGGATATGGGCAGGTGATCGAGGTGGAGCACGATACAGGGGCAGTTAGTCGCTACACACACCTTAGCCGATTTTCCCCACAGTTAGTGGTTGGGAATTTAGTCAACGCTGGGGAGCCGCTCGGAGAGGTAGGTTCGTCCGGGGTCGCCACGGGGCCCAACCTACATTACGAAGTGAGAGTCAATAACCAGCCTGTTGACCCCCTTGATCAAGGTCAACGCATCATGTTGGGCGAACAGTCGACTCAAAGTGAATATCAAGCGTCACTTTACGAGGCAAGAGATCGCTTAGAACAAGCTATCGGTACGGCTTCTATTTACGATCTGATTTCACTTAACGAGCAATAAAATTTAGATAAGTGGATTAAATGGTGGGTGTCACCGTTGCATGAGAGTGAGGCAAACCGACCTCTCATCGGAATATCTGGTTGATGCTTGAGCCTACTGTGAGTACATATTTCCTTCGCTAATTCCGGCAAGAACGCCACACGCTTCAATTTCTCGATCATCATTGCAACATGCTCGCAGTGAAACGAGATGTTTCTCAAGCGTTTGCAGAGCGGTTATCTGCGATTGCACATGAGAGATGTGCTCATCAAGCATTGCGTTGACGGCAGTACACGG from Halomonas meridiana encodes the following:
- a CDS encoding DsbE family thiol:disulfide interchange protein; this encodes MKFRTLLFLPLLGFFGLSFFFYQGLSMDPSARDSPLLAQPFPPFSLTTLEDPSRLVDESLFKGKVTLVNVWGEWCPTCKHEMPQLLDLAARGVRLVGINYKDTQAKGLEFLDEFGNPFEVNIFDPEGNLGFELGVYGAPESYLVDTEGTIRYKHTGYITSEDVERVIQEVEKWKR
- a CDS encoding TVP38/TMEM64 family protein translates to MATKLSVKQTLFLGLTLLMGLAALYWILMETGALSVLTDKQALREWLDRLGVWGPLAIIFMMMAAIVMSPIPSGPIAMVAGALYGPVWGTIYVVIGAEAGALLAFCIARLLGYEVMQRWPRTRPILNWLGKERSQTGLMLIVFASRLVPFLSFDAVSYAAGITPLSFWRFLIATLAGVIPTAYLIVMFGEVLITADSRGLTIALILISGITLLPLLAKRLWARQP
- the dsbG gene encoding thiol:disulfide interchange protein DsbG, which encodes MRYILPITYCLAAAGLLGLITLPALAQEASTDATESRQASSATNTESPLPKSITALVDQGFTFHGSFEAPDGLQGYALSYDNEPMAAYISSSSDYAVIGTLIDPQGNAVMESQLQALVLDPMLEATWSAFENTRFISEGNDDASHIVYTLTDPNCPYCNALWKNSRPLIEQGVLQLRHVLVGVLSEDSLRKAAAILESDNPASALETHELEFRNGGIRPVEPSEESQALLRNHAQIMREAGATGTPTSYYRDEAGKVQRINGAVSTDQFREILGVE
- a CDS encoding heavy metal translocating P-type ATPase translates to MTQHVDIEIRGMSCASCVGRVERALSQQPGVINAQVNLATQKAAIQVEAGTATANLLNAIETAGYQPVVESLDIPVTGMSCGSCVSRIERTLTKLPGIVEVSVNLATQKAFVRFLPGVVSLPRIQHAIREAGYEPQDTDTPPPTDSEDRERAELRRRVVLAAIFTIPVVIIAMGKMIPAFDTLLTSLMPHRAWMGVEWLLATPVQFYAGARFYRAGFAELRHFNPGMNSLVMIGSSAAYFYSVAALLAPALFPVGTAVSYFEAAAVIVTLILLGRYFEHIAKGRTSEAIKKLLQLQAKTARVIREDETVELPIDAVVTGDRILVRPGERVPVDGIVEEGHSYIDESMISGEPVPVVKQKGSEVVGGTINKNGALTFRATRVGADTVLSQIVKMVETAQAEKPPIQQLADKVAGVFVPVVIVIAAITFALWFAFGPAPSLSFAFVTTVSVLLIACPCAMGLATPTAIMVSTGKGAEMGVLFRKGAALETLAKMNTVVLDKTGTLTQGRPELTDFEAINGHENEVLRLVAAVEAQSEHPIAEAIVQGAKARGLELPPVSRFSAEPGYGIEAEVDGHLVQVGADRYMRRLEINLGQAETRAKVLAENAKSPLYAAVDGQLAAVIAVADPLKEGSAEAIAALKAQGVGVAMLTGDNRATADAIARQVGIQQVLAEVLPDQKAAEIRRLQAEGKRVAFVGDGINDAPALAQADVGIAIGTGTDIAIESGDVVLMSGDLRGIVNATALSKRTHRTIIGNFVWAYGYNVALIPVAAGVLYPFIGVLLSPMLAAAAMSISSVFVLTNSLRLRRFTSDTGNATPRPNDAVHRA
- a CDS encoding heavy metal-responsive transcriptional regulator, coding for MQTLSIGELAERSGVASQAIRFYEKEKLMPPPRRTDANYRRYPLEAVDRLQFIVHAKQWGFTLQEIRELLMLQDANGDRAQAKRIAGEKLHKVREQIKHLTRIEAVLSKTLSECAGEGPMQEGCPIVEAIAEQTE
- a CDS encoding peroxiredoxin, with product MTLQLGETAPNFTIESTQGTVNFHQWLDDSWAVLFSHPADFTPVCTTELGAFAKRKLEFTQRGAKLVGVSVDPLSSHHDWARDIEQTQGAALNYPLLADEDQVVAKLYGMIHPKADPKLTVRTVFIIDSDKKIRLTLTYPPSTGRNVDEILRVLDSLQLTDKHKVATPVNWQNGDDVIISPSLSNDDAKQHFPEGWNTKTPYLRVVRQPNQ
- a CDS encoding cytochrome c biogenesis CcdA family protein; its protein translation is MESLSSIGLVGAFIGGLVSFFSPCTLPLLPAYLSVVTGGSAGKADRRLEALTLSAFFVFGFSIVFILLGLGASSIGQLMRGYRQEFNWVAGSAVIVLGLFMTGVFRLPLFQRTLQFTPSVQGGSPLSATVFGVSFAIGWTPCIGPILGAILMATSNAASAQSGMIYLSAYSAGLALPFLASTLLINRFALHRKSLGRWSAYARPVAGTVVILMGIAIVSGSMTRLSSIMVDLFPSLATLG
- a CDS encoding bile acid:sodium symporter family protein codes for the protein MSRFIYFVEAHLVWFVMFVAGVGLLFPATGIILEFAIGPLLALLMLIISLTFDAHAVRIVFRKPSRQLLALGLVYGPMSIAGWLTGRLFFGSGPLAAGQTLLGTLPTDVSSPLLALMAKGNVALAAVFNAVNTALCPFIVPFLFLWLTGLQLDVPLGSIILELTLIVLVPTVIGVTLRTKFSAFFARHDSAYAGIGSILYLLILLAVVGPNASTIIGYGWYAFVIAGAALCLNLIGYLVGMSSRLLTSDRKEVITYLFTVSKKEFSIAAAFVAASGLPSEIAIPAAFFAVIQMITSPIAAKILARH
- a CDS encoding cation diffusion facilitator family transporter, coding for MGHHHDHPHIDPASGDRRVSISIWANGLLTIAQIVGGIMAGSLSLIADALHNFSDMAALVIAFAARKIARRPADAHMTFGYGRIEIVAALINYTTLIIVGVYLIYEGAMRMIDPPEIEGWTIVIIGGVALVVDALTAVLTWSMQKESVNIRALFLHNLSDAFASIAVIIGGSLILLYDMRWVDPAITIGIALYILYLAFSEIGGPIRTLMLGSPPDIDGQAVIETVRNIEGVQDIHHVHLWQMQENMAALDCHVVLTETGWQQLESVKAEIKEQLKMRFSIAHSSLEFEHSDHAHQNANLYGHE
- a CDS encoding thioredoxin domain-containing protein, producing the protein MFKKASFILAGTLMLTAAIVAVSKPALLDMQAQAAKESGVQAEDSLVRSHSPILGREDAPVTIVEFFDPACEACRAFYPLTKSILETYPEKVRLIVRYTPFHGDVSDKAIRVLEVARRQGVFEPVLERLLARQDQWASHGSFDESAILDIASQGGLDLATAEEQLTSAEVQAVIDQDMEDVRANQIRQTPTFFVNGEPLDPFGMQELIDAVESEVAEISGEEDGQ
- a CDS encoding M23 family metallopeptidase encodes the protein MQRWWLLGFMGFYPLLAEANWQTHLLLPPSELSPVRLQAASEQEGTLPLDSVDTLTFGRDVVIDTTLYEALAAEGVPTRFATKLETLLSEFIAAPLEFSGKERIQLVWEEDRRQDGTRVGPPRLSYAALPDQTEPLEVIWPVTPKGDVALFKSDTLLGTLRLPVLSARLTSRFGNRRHPVYGGMRPHNGIDLAAPTGTPVIATAPGRVSFMGRQGGYGQVIEVEHDTGAVSRYTHLSRFSPQLVVGNLVNAGEPLGEVGSSGVATGPNLHYEVRVNNQPVDPLDQGQRIMLGEQSTQSEYQASLYEARDRLEQAIGTASIYDLISLNEQ